TACCGTCGGCGCGGCATCTCGGCTGCACTCATGGCGCGGCTTGAGCAGCGACTTGTCGAGGCCGGGGTGGGAGTGGCCAGGCTTGAAGTGGGTGTCAGCCAGCCCGAGGCGCTCTCGCTGTATCGGCAACTCGGTTACGTGGAACGTAGTCGGTTCGGTGCCTACGGTCCTGATCCCCTCAGCGTGTTCATGGAGAAGAAGCTTCCGTCGAGGGAGAGCGCGGCGGCACAGCGGCGCTGATCTAATTGCGGACCCTGCCCTCTTGATGGTGGCTTGGACCGCCCCGAACAACGCTACGGTGGGATGTTTGACAGATCCTGGGCCAGTTGGGCGCGATCATGGTCCCATTTTCGCTCAGTGTGACAACGCACGGACGCAACTTTCTGCATCCCTCATGGTTGGGGGCGAAACAGTCGTCTGATCGCCCCTGCAGAATGCAGCAGCCGCGATCAGAGCCAACTGTTCCTCCGGACAACCATTGCTGAAGGAGGGATGTCAGAAGGAGATTGCAATGCTGGACGCCCTGACAGGATTCGGATCCGACCCGGGGTCGCTGCGCGCGAATACATACATCCCGGAGGGGTTCCCGGATAACGGTCCGCTCGTCGTCGTCCTGCATGGTTGTGGCCAGTCAGCAGAGAGCTATAACAATGGCTCGGGCTGGTCGACGCTCGCCGAGGAATGTGGGGTCGCGCTCCTGTTTCCCGAGCAGCGGCGGATCAACAACCTCCTTGGTGGCTTCAACTGGTTCGAGCCGGGCGACAGCCACCGTGGTCTTGGAGAGCCGCTCTCGATCCGCCAGATGATCAGGCAGGTCGTCGACGATTATGCCATCGACCCGACGCGCGTGTTCATAACGGGGCTGTCCGCGGGCGGCGCCATGACATCCGTGATGCTGGCGACCTATCCGGAAGTCTTCGCGGGAGGCGCGATTATCGGCGGACTGCCCTACCGCACCGCAGACACGCTGATGCAGGCGATCTTCCGCATGAAGGGATATGGCGGCCCTTCGGACCGCAGGCTCGGCGCACTTGTACGCGGGGCCTCGATGGGCGCCGGTGGCTGGCCGACGATCTCGGTCTGGCATGGTGGCCGGGACACGATCATCCACCGCTCCAACGCGGAATCCATCATTTGGCAATGGCAGAGGATCCACAAGGTCAAGGGGCCGCCCACCCGGGTGGAGCAGGTCGACGGGTTTCCCCGGCGGGTCTGGTGCAACGCGGGCAAGCGGGTGGTGATCGAGGAATACATCATCCGCAGAATGGGCCACGGCACACCGATCAGCTCACGAGGAGACGACGGTCTCGGCGAAGAAGGGAAGTACATGCTGGAAGTCGGCATATCTTCGACCCGCCACATAGCGCGTTTCTGGGGCCTGACTCCCGAAACCCCACGTTCCGTCCGCCGCGAACGGCCGACAGTCTTTTACAAATCAACCGCTTAAGCTCGACTCCTGCCGCCCATCAAAACGAAACCTAATTAGCAACGAGCCTCAGCACGGATGATTCGCTGAGGTTGTGGAGCGCAGTTGGCGGCGGCGACCAGCAGCCGCTTGGGCAAGGCGGCGAGGTCGAAGCGGCGGTTGAAGCGATAGGCGAACGCTGCGAGGTAGCGGTCGGCGTACTTGCGAAAACCCAGAGCATGGTGACAGCCGGAGAGGCTGGTTTTGAGATTACCGAGCACGGTGTTGATCCACTGGAACGCGGGCAGCTCTCTGGGCTTGCGCCCGGCGACCACGGTTGGGTGATGCGTGCAGCCGGCGGCGGTGACGCCGCGAAAGCACGCCAGGCCGTCGGAGGACACGCTGCTGCCGGGCACCAGACTCGCCTGGGCCCAGCGCGTCACCGCCTCGGTGGTGAACGTCGACACGGGAGTGAGACGGATACGCAGCGGATGGCCATCGGCGTTGAGCGAGACTGCCGCGAAGAAGGCAACCTTGTTCTCCGAGCCCCGGCCGGCCTTGCCGCCACGGCGCTCGCCGCCGAGGTAGGCGTCGTCGAGCTGCACGTGGCCGTCGAGGCGGTAGCGCTGCTCGCGCTCGGTCATCGCCTGCATCAGCTTGTGGTGCAGCAGCCAGGCAGTGGGGTAGCTCACACCGAGCTGGCGCGACAGAGCGAGTGCCGAGAGCCCGGTCTTGGCCTGGCTGAGGAGATAGATGGCGAGAAACCACACCGTCAGTGGCAGCTTGGTGCCCTGCATCACGGTGCCGGCGATCAGCGAGGTCTGGCGCCGGCAGCCGCGGCACTGGAACAGCGTCCGAGTGCGCCCCTGCACGCGGCCGTGGGCGGCACTGTGGCAGCGTGGGCAGCGAAAGCCGTTGGGCCAGCGCGCTTGTTCCAGGGCGGCTGCGCACTGCGCCTCCTGGGCGAAGCGCCTGGTGAACTCGGGCAACGACAGGCCTGGCTGGAACTGGATGCGGTTCATGGGCATGGGGCGATCCTCGGGGTAAGCACTGTATATAACCCCAGCATACACCAACGCCAGACGCCCCGTACCCCACCTGGCTGACGTTCGTTGCTAATCAGGATAATGATTGATCAGTGCCCCACACTGCCGTGTCGCCGTGCACGTCGCCGCAAACCAACGGGAGGAGGTCGATGGACGAGTATCTGGATGCGGCCATTGCCGAGGCTGCCCTCGGTCTGAGAGAGGGCGGGATTCCCATAGGCTCGATTCTGGTTCACGACGGCAGGATCATTGGCCGTGGTCACAACCGACGTGTGCAACAGGGTAGTGCGATCCTCCACGGAGAGATGGACGCCCTTGAGAACGCGGGCCGACTTCCAGCCGACGTCTACGCGCGGAGCACCTTGTACACGACCTTGTCTCCATGTGCTATGTGCTCGGGGGCGATCCTCCTGTACGGCATCTCTCGCGTCGTGATTGGTGAGAGCGTCACGTTTCGTGGAGAGGAGGAGCTTCTGCGTGGGCGTGGGGTGTCGATCGACGTGGTGCAGGACCCGCGCTGCATTGAGATGATGGAGCGATTCATTCAGGAGCATCCAGCCATTTGGAACGAAGATATTGGTGAGTGAACCCCCGTGGGGGCGCACGTCGTTGAGCACTTTGGACGGGTGACTGCGATGGGATCTGACAACACATTCTGCCCGGGACTCCTGCGTGCCCCCGGTGGGCGTTCGAATGATGGGAGTACACCATGACAGCACCGCAAGTCACCCTGGTTACCGGCGCCGCCCGCGGTATTGGCTTTGGCATCGCGCGACGACTGGTGGCCGATGGCGGGCGAGTGGTGATCGCCGATGTCGCGGGCGCCGAGGCCGCGGCTCGTGCCCTGGGTGCTGCGGCACGGCCGATGACTCTGGACGTCAGCGACGAGAAGTCCGTTCAGGGCGGCATCCGATCAGTGCTGGAAACGGAGGGGCGGCTGGACGGCCTGGTGAACAATGCCGGGATCAGCAACCCGGTCAGCGGCCCCGTGGAGCACCTGGAGCGGGCCGACTGGGAGCGGTGGCTGGCGGTGAACCTCACCGGCGCCTTTCTTCTGGCCAAGCACGCACTGCCCGCGCTGCGGGATAGCGGCGGGGCGATCGTCAACATCGCCTCCAGCCGCGCCCACCAGTCGGAGCCGGACACGGAGGCTTACGCGGCTAGCAAGGGCGGCGTGGTGGCGCTCACCCACGCGCTGGCGGTGAGCGTGGGGCCCGAGGTGCGGGTGAACAGTATCAGTCCCGGCTGGGTCGACGTCCGGCCACCGGAGGAACAGGTTGCCGACCCGCTGCCAGCCACGGACCACGCCCAGCACCCGGCCGGTCGAGTGGGCACGCCGGCGGATGTTGCCGCTCTGGCCGCGTTCCTCCTGGGGCCGGAGGCGGGCTTCGTCACCGGCCAGGATTGGGTGGTGGACGGTGGCATGACGCGGAAGATGATTTACGCGGAGTAGCTGCCAGGAAAAGAGCGTCTTGCGGGCGCTGCAGCCGATGCCTGGCCCGAATCCGTGGTTTGGCCCATCGCTGCAAAGACCGCTGAACTCTCGGTCGCCGCACCGCAGGTTGTCGCCCATCGCCTGACCCGTATGGCGGCGTCTGGTCCTACTCTTTCTGAGCGCGACCGCTCAACTGCAAAATGCCGCCCTTGGTGTTTTGAGCAAAGGAGTCGCCCCGGTTCATCGCAAGGCTACGTCCAATTCCAAACGCCTGGCACGCACCAAGCGTCGCTAAGCCCAACGTCGGTCATTGTGCCGGCGCACAAGAGGCTGGCCTGATTCGTGAGCCCGCGCTGATCGGTCAGAGGCGCGCGCGAATTGTTCAGCGCTTCCTCAAGGCGACGAGGCCTTCGAGTCCGCTGCCGGATCAGTGAACAGCAGCTGATGGGCCATTGCCATGTGCTCCCGCTGCAGGGTCATGACGATCTGCACTTCGCCGGTGTCCCAGGCCGTGAATAGCGTGAGCTGCCCGC
The DNA window shown above is from Aquisalimonas sp. 2447 and carries:
- a CDS encoding IS1595 family transposase, giving the protein MPMNRIQFQPGLSLPEFTRRFAQEAQCAAALEQARWPNGFRCPRCHSAAHGRVQGRTRTLFQCRGCRRQTSLIAGTVMQGTKLPLTVWFLAIYLLSQAKTGLSALALSRQLGVSYPTAWLLHHKLMQAMTEREQRYRLDGHVQLDDAYLGGERRGGKAGRGSENKVAFFAAVSLNADGHPLRIRLTPVSTFTTEAVTRWAQASLVPGSSVSSDGLACFRGVTAAGCTHHPTVVAGRKPRELPAFQWINTVLGNLKTSLSGCHHALGFRKYADRYLAAFAYRFNRRFDLAALPKRLLVAAANCAPQPQRIIRAEARC
- a CDS encoding SDR family oxidoreductase, coding for MTAPQVTLVTGAARGIGFGIARRLVADGGRVVIADVAGAEAAARALGAAARPMTLDVSDEKSVQGGIRSVLETEGRLDGLVNNAGISNPVSGPVEHLERADWERWLAVNLTGAFLLAKHALPALRDSGGAIVNIASSRAHQSEPDTEAYAASKGGVVALTHALAVSVGPEVRVNSISPGWVDVRPPEEQVADPLPATDHAQHPAGRVGTPADVAALAAFLLGPEAGFVTGQDWVVDGGMTRKMIYAE
- a CDS encoding PHB depolymerase family esterase, translated to MLDALTGFGSDPGSLRANTYIPEGFPDNGPLVVVLHGCGQSAESYNNGSGWSTLAEECGVALLFPEQRRINNLLGGFNWFEPGDSHRGLGEPLSIRQMIRQVVDDYAIDPTRVFITGLSAGGAMTSVMLATYPEVFAGGAIIGGLPYRTADTLMQAIFRMKGYGGPSDRRLGALVRGASMGAGGWPTISVWHGGRDTIIHRSNAESIIWQWQRIHKVKGPPTRVEQVDGFPRRVWCNAGKRVVIEEYIIRRMGHGTPISSRGDDGLGEEGKYMLEVGISSTRHIARFWGLTPETPRSVRRERPTVFYKSTA
- a CDS encoding nucleoside deaminase, which translates into the protein MDEYLDAAIAEAALGLREGGIPIGSILVHDGRIIGRGHNRRVQQGSAILHGEMDALENAGRLPADVYARSTLYTTLSPCAMCSGAILLYGISRVVIGESVTFRGEEELLRGRGVSIDVVQDPRCIEMMERFIQEHPAIWNEDIGE